One window from the genome of Nicotiana tomentosiformis chromosome 5, ASM39032v3, whole genome shotgun sequence encodes:
- the LOC138892848 gene encoding uncharacterized protein, protein MPLVEALKQMPGYAKFMKDLVTKKQSMNCETIKMTHQVSAITHSMAPKLEDPDAFTIPCTIGSVDFAKALCDLGASINLMPYSVFKTLGIRQPRATSMRLQMVDRTMKRPLGIIDDVLVRVDKFILPADFVILDCEIDYEVPIILGRPFLETWKALVDVEAGELTFRVGNEKVVFHICKSMGQPNSNEVCSIMDLVTEVIVDDTSAMINVEDPLEGRLHPCDASKKKKGN, encoded by the exons atgcccttggtggaagctctcaaacaaatgccgggatatgccaagttcatgaaggacttggtcacTAAGAAGCAatctatgaattgtgagaccataaaaatgactcatcaagtgagtgccattacgcactcaatggctccaaagcttgaagatcctgatgcctttacaattccatgcaccattggtAGCGTCGATTTTGCAAAAGctttgtgtgatttgggagcaagtattaatttgatgccatattccgtgttcaagacactaggtattaggcaaccaagagctacttccatgagattacaaatggtggATCGTACAATGAAAAGGCcgcttggtattattgatgatgttctagtccgggtcgacaagtttattttgcctgctgattttgtgattcttgaCTGCGAAatcgactatgaggtgcctataatattggggagacctttcctagaaACATggaaggcattggttgatgtggaagcaGGGGAGCTCACCTTTCGAGTGGGCAATGAAAAAGTTGTATTCCACATATGCAAATCAATggggcaaccaaatagcaatgaagtttgctctATCATGGATCTTGTGACAGAGGTGatagttgatgacacgagtgccaTGATCAATGTAGAAGACCCTTTGGAAG GTAGACTCCACCCTTGCGATGcttcaaagaagaaaaaaggcAATTAG